In Cynocephalus volans isolate mCynVol1 chromosome 3, mCynVol1.pri, whole genome shotgun sequence, one DNA window encodes the following:
- the LOC134372716 gene encoding mast cell protease 3-like: protein MQLILLLLVFPVCLWAEAGTIIRGHETTPHSRPYIAFLRFQALEKMGQCGGFLVREDFVLTTAHCWGSSINVTLGAHNIKEQEKTQQIISVRRAIPHPAHNSKNFSSNIMLLQLKKKAKLTAAVGILRLPGMRVRVTPGVVCSVAGWGNISINKSTVGLHEVDLEVQSDQQCMSRYKHYNNATQICVGDPKKRKTSFVGDSGSPLVCNNVAQGIVSFGRKNGKPPCVYTRISSFLCWIKRTMRHFRFQGPD from the exons ATGCAGCTGATCCTGCTCCTGCTGGTCTTTCCTGTGTGCCTTTGGGCTGAGGCAG GGACAATCATCAGGGGCCATGAGACCACGCCTCATTCTCGTCCCTACATAGCATTTCTTCGGTTCCAGGCTCTGGAGAAAATGGGACAGTGTGGGGGCTTTCTTGTGCGTGAGGACTTTGTGCTGACAACAGCTCACTGCTGGGGAAG CTCAATAAATGTCACCCTGGGGGCCCACAACATCAAGGAGCAGGAGAAGACCCAGCAAATCATCTCTGTGAGAAGAGCCATCCCCCACCCAGCCCATAACTCCAAGAACTTCTCCAGCAACATCATGTTACTGCAG CTGAAGAAGAAGGCCAAGCTGACTGCCGCGGTGGGCATCCTCAGGCTGCCCGGGATGAGAGTGCGGGTGACACCGGGGGTGGTATGCAGTGTGGCCGGCTGGGGGAACATCAGCATCAACAAGTCCACAGTGGGGCTGCATGAGGTAGACCTTGAAGTCCAAAGCGACCAACAATGCATGTCTCGCTACAAGCATTACAACAACGCCACCCAGATATGTGTGGGGGACCCAAAAAAGAGGAAGACTTCTTTCGTG GGGGACTCCGGGAGCCCCTTGGTGTGTAACAACGTGGCCCAGGGCATTGTCTCCTttggaagaaaaaatggaaaacctCCATGTGTGTACACCAGGATCTCAAGCTTTCTGTGCTGgataaaaagaacaatgagacACTTTAGATTTCAGGGACCAGACTGA